TCGTCTGGAAGGACCCCGCCGGCCGCACCCGCTCCGAGACCGACCTTGCGGAATGGAAGGGCCCCCGGGCCGGCGCCGGAAAGATGGCACCCCGCGGCTTCCCGCGCGACAACCGCTTCAACTGAGGGGTGCGGCTGCACCGGGTGCCGGAGTTGCGCACGCATCGCCGGCGGGATAAGGCGGAGCGCCACTCAGGAAGGACGCCGTCATGACCCGCCGCGCTGCCGCGCTCTGCCTCGGGCTTGCCCTGCTGGCGGGGTGCCAGAGGAACGATCTCCAGGACCCTCCGGCGGATCTGGGAGACTTCGCGCTGGGGCTCAACATCGTCGTGGCCGACAACGTGCAGAAGGTGCCGATCTCGCGCTCGGCGAGCGTCGAGGAGTGGGAGGCGGCCATGAAGAAGGCGATCGACGACCGCTTCGGTCGCTATCAGGGCACGAAGCTCTACAACCTCGGCATCAGCGTCGACGGCTATGCGCTGGCGCCGCCCGGCATTCCGGTGGTGGCGGCGCCGAAGTCGGTGGTGGCGATCACCGCGAACATCTGGGACGATGCGGCGGGGCGGAAACTGAACGCCGAGGGCGAGAAGATGACGGTCTTCGAAAGCCTCTCGGGCGAGTCGATCATCGGCACCGGGCTGACCCAGACGAAGGGGCAGCAGATGGAAGCGCTGGCCTACAACGTGGCGAAGCGGGTCGAGACCTGGCTGCTCCAGCATCCCGAGTGGTTCGGCCTGCCGCCGCTGCCGCCCGAGCCGCCCCGGAACCCGCGCGGGGACAAGTGATACTTGATTTTCCCTTGTCCAATGGATAACTCCGCCGCCGTGTAGAACGGGCTGCCCGACCGTCCTCGGGCCGTCCCCCAATCCGCGAGGCGCTCCGCCAATGGCAAAGGCAAAATTCGAACGGACGAAACCGCACGTCAACATCGGCACGATCGGCCACGTTGACCACGGCAAGACGACGCTGACGGCCGCGATCACCAAGTACTTCGGCGAATTCCGCGCCTACGACCAGATCGACGGCGCCCCGGAAGAGCGCGCCCGCGGCATCACGATCTCGACCGCCCATGTGGAATACGAGTCGGACACCCGCCACTACGCCCACGTCGACTGCCCCGGCCACGCCGACTACGTGAAGAACATGATCACCGGCGCGGCCCAGATGGACGGCGCGATCCTCGTGGTGTCGGCCGCCGACGGCCCGATGCCGCAGACCCGCGAGCACATCCTGCTCGGCCGCCAGGTGGGCATCCCCTACATGGTCGTGTTCATGAACAAGGTCGACCAGGTCGATGACCCGGAACTTCTCGAGCTGGTCGAGATGGAGATCCGCGAACTCCTGTCGTCCTACGACTACCCCGGCGACGACATCCCGATCATCAAGGGCTCGGCGCTGCATGCGATGAACGGCACCGAGAAGGAAATCGGCGAGGACGCGATCCGCGCCCTGATCGCCGCCGTTGACGAGTACATCCCGACCCCGGCCCGCGCCGTGGACCAGCCGTTCCTGATGCCGGTCGAGGACGTGTTCTCGATCTCGGGCCGCGGCACCGTGGCCACCGGCCGCATCGAGCGCGGCGTGGTGAAGGTGGGCGAGGAACTCGAGATCGTCGGCATCCGCCCGTCGAAGAAGACGGTCTGCACCGGCGTCGAGATGTTCCGCAAGCTGCTCGACCAGGGCGAGGCGGGCGACAACGTGGGCCTGCTGCTGCGTGGCGTTGACCGCGACGGGATCGAGCGCGGCCAGGTGCTGTGCAAGCCCGGCTCGGTGAAGCCGCACACGAAGTTCGAGGCCGAGGCCTACATCCTCACGAAAGAGGAAGGCGGCCGCCACACCCCGTTCTTCGCGAACTACCGTCCGCAGTTCTACTTCCGCACCACCGACGTGACCGGCACGGTTCAGCTGCCGGAAGGCACCGAGATGGTGATGCCGGGCGACAACCTGAAGTTCAACGTCGAGCTGATCGCGCCGATCGCCATGGAAGAGAAGCTCCGCTTCGCCATCCGTGAAGGCGGCCGCACCGTCGGCGCCGGCGTCGTCTCGAAAATCATCGCCTGATCCCGCCGGGATCGCGAGGAGGGCGCGCAGGGCAACCCGCGCGCCCTTTCCCTTTTCCGGCTGGCGGCCCCCTGCGCCGGGCCGTTGCGCCCTGTCGGGGCGGTCAGGGCGTCAGCGGGCGGTCCCGAAAGGGCACAGCCTGCGGCGGCATATCGCAATCGCGCGAGGGCGCAAAAACGGGCTTGCATTCGTCCCGCGGCTGTCTTACCTCGCGGGCAGGCTTAGGAGTTTAGCTCAGTTGGTAGAGCATCGGTCTCCAAAACCGAGGGTCGTGGGTTCGAGTCCCCCAACTCCTGCCAAGCCTCTCCCGCAGAACGCCTGACGCCTTGAACTTCGCCCGCCAAGGGCGTATCTGCCGCGCGACGCTTCATTCAGGACGAGACGATGGCCAAGGCGAATCCGTTCCAGTTCATTTCGCAGGTGCGCTCCGAGGTCGGCAAGGTCACCTGGCCCGGCCGCCGCGAGGTGATGCTCACCACGATCATGGTCTTCGTCATGGCGGCGCTGACGGCCACCTTCTTCTCGCTGGTGGATTTCGGCATCCGTCAGGGGCTCAGCCTGCTTCTGAACAGCTTCTGACGTTTGTTCTTGATCGCCGGAGGTCCTGCCTGTAATCGGGCGGTGACTTGGCAGAGGCCGGCGCGCAGCGATTCGGGTTGCGCGCTGTTTTTTGTTCTGGGGGCGGACGCCTGTCCGCCGGAAGATGCGGGGAAAGCCCCGCGCGAAGAGGTAGGCTGAGGCATGGCGAAGCGTTGGTATTCGGTGAGCGTTCTCTCGAACTTCGAGAAGAAGGTCGCCGAGCAGATCCGGACGGCCGTGGCGGATGCCGGTCTTCAGGAGGAGATCGACGAGGTTCTCGTGCCGACCGAAGAGGTGATCGAGGTCCGGCGCGGCAAGAAGGTGACCTCCGAGCGTCGTTTCATGCCGGGCTATGTGCTGGTGCACATGGAAATGTCGAACCGCGGCTACCACCTGATCTCCTCGATCAACCGGGTGACAGGGTTCCTCGGGCCGCAGGGCAAGCCGATGCCGATGCGCGACTCGGAAGTGAACACGATCCTGAACCGCGTCGAGGAAGGCGAGGCGCAGCCGCGCAGCCTGATCCGCTACGACATCGGCGAGACGGTGAAGGTGACGGACGGCCCGTTCGAGGGCTTCTCGGGCATGGTCGAGGACGTGGATGAAGAGCATTCGCGCCTCAAGGTGACCGTCTCGATCTTCGGCCGGGCCACCCCGGTCGAGCTGGAATTCACGCAGGTCGCCAAGGGCGGCATCTGACGTGCATCGCGTGGGAGGCGAGCGCGCCCGTGGGGCGTGACGGACCGGACCACTAAACTCGCCCCCTGGGGCAGTGACAGAGGAGAGGCCACATGGCCAAGAAAGTCATCGGGCAGCTGAAGCTGCAAGTGAAGGCGGGGCAAGCCAACCCGTCCCCGCCGGTCGGTCCGGCGCTGGGTCAGCGCGGCCTGAACATCATGGCCTTCGTGAAGGAATTCAACGCGAAGACCGCCGACATCGAGCCGGGCACGCCCACTCCGGTCATCATCACCTACTACCAGGACAAGTCGTTCAGCCTCGAGCTGAAGACGGCGCCGGCCTCCTACATGCTGAAGAAGGCCGCGGGCCTTCCGTCGGTGGGCAAGCGCAACCGTCCGAAGGGCTCGACCAAGCCGGGCCGCGAAGTGGCGGGCACGGTGACCGCGGCGCAGATCCGCAAGATCGCCGAAGCGAAGATGAAGGATCTGAACGCCAACGACATCGAGGCGGCGATGCAGATCATCCTTGGCTCGGCCAAGTCCTGCGGCATCGAGGTCAAGGGGTAAGTCATGGCCAAGGTTGGAAAACGGACGCGCGCGGCGCGTGAAGCCTTCGTCGGCAAGGACCTGATCTCGCTCGAGGATGCGGTTGCGCTGATCAAGCAGGCGGCCTCGGCCAAGTTCGACGAGACGCTGGAAGTCGCGATGAACCTGGGCGTCGACCCGCGTCACGCCGACCAGATGGTTCGCGGCGTCGTCACCCTGCCGAACGGCACGGGCAAGACGGTTCGCGTGGCGGTCTTCGCCCGCGGCGCCAAGGCTGACGAGGCCAAGGCCGCCGGTGCGGACATCGTCGGCGCCGAGGACCTGATGGAGACCATCCAGTCGGGCAAGATCGAGTTCGACCGCTGCATCGCGACCCCGGACATGATGCCGCTCGTCGGCCGTCTGGGCAAGATCCTGGGCCCGCGCAACCTGATGCCGAACCCGAAGGTCGGCACGGTGACCATGGACGTGGCCGGCGCCGTCGGCAACGCCAAGGGCGGCGAGGTCCAGTTCAAGGTCGAGAAGGCCGGTGTGATCCACGCCGGCGTCGGCAAGGTCTCGTTCGACACCGAGAAGCTCGCGCAGAACGTCCGCGCCTTCGTGGACGCCGTGAACCGCGCGAAGCCCGCCGGGGCGAAGGGCACCTACCTCAAGAAGGTGTCGCTGTCCTCGACCATGGGCCCGGGCGTCTCGGTCGACCTGAGCTCGGCGACGAGCCACTGAGAATTTCCGCGCGGCAACGCGCGGGATGACGGGGCGGCAACGCCCCGTCCTGTCCGAGACGGCGGGTGAGGGCGACCTCTTAATGTCCTGCCTGAGATGGGGATCGAGAAGGATTTTTGCGGGCAACCGCCGGATCTTGGCTCGGGACCACATCGCGGACCCGAACGCCCCGCTCGCGGGGCAGAAGTGAGCCGGGGGGAAACCCCCAAACTTGGAGTGAAACTGTGGATAGAGCCCAGAAAGAGAAAGTGGTCGAGGAACTCGGCCAGATCTTCGCAAGCTCTGGCGTGGTCGTGGTTGCACACTACGCAGGCGTCACGGTTGCTCAGATGCAGGACCTGCGCGCGCAGATGCGCGAAGTCGGTGGGTCCGTGCGCGTTGCCAAGAACAGGCTCGCCAAGATCGCCCTTGCCGGTCAACCCTGCGAAAAGATGGGTGACCTGCTCACGGGCATGACCGTGATGGCCTATTCCGAGGACCCCGTCGCTGCGGCGAAGGTTGCGGAAGCCTATGCCAAGAAGAACGACAAGTTCGTGATCCTTGGCGGGGCAATGGGCGACACGATCCTGGACCAGGCCGGTGTGAAGACCGTCGCCGCCATGCCGTCGCGCGAAGAGCTCATCGCTCAGATCGTGTCGTGCATCGGTGCGCCCGCGTCGAGCATCGCCGGGGCCATTGGCGCACCTGCTTCGAACATCGCCGGCATCCTCTCCACCCTGGAGGAGCGGGAAGCCGCTTGAGCAATCTCGTCGACCTGCGTGGGTTGTTGCCCACCATGTTGGACCCCATCTAACTGAACGGAACAGAAAATGGCTGATCTGAACAAACTCGCCGAAGAAATCGTCGGTCTGACCCTGCTCGAAGCCCAAGAGCTGAAGACGATCCTCAAAGACAAGTACGGCATCGAGCCGGCCGCCGGCGGCGCCGTCATGGTTGCCGGCCCGGCCGCTGCCGCGGCCCCGGCCGAAGAAGAGAAGACCGAGTTCGACGTCGTCCTGACCGACGCCGGCGCCAACAAGATCAACGTGATCAAGGAAGTGCGCGCGATCACCGGTCTCGGCCTGAAAGAAGCCAAGGACCTCGTGGAAGCTGGCGGCAAGGTGAAGGAAGGCGCTTCGAAAGCCGACGCCGAAGCCATGAAGAAGAAGCTCGAAGAAGCTGGCGCGAAAGTCGAGCTGAAGTAATCTCGCGGATGCCTCGCGCATCCAGCGGTTGAAATCGGGCTGGGTCCGACGGATTGTCGGGCCCAGCCGAACCTGTCTCGGAAGGGGCTTCCAGCCCGAAGCCCCTTCCAAGGCGTGGTTCGAGGTTCGGGAGCCCTCCGGTGGGACGGCGGGCGTGAATGGGACCTCCCCCCTTCTTCGCAAGCGGCGCATGCCCGTGGCCCGACGGCACGTGCGCCCGCGAAAACGAAAGGTGACTTCGAGCATGGCTCAGAGCTACGTTGGCCAGAAACGTATCCGCAGGTACTACGGCAAGATCCGCGAAGTGCTGGAGATGCCGAACCTGATCGAGGTTCAGAAATCCTCCTACGATCTGTTCCTGAAATCGGGCGACGGCCCGAAGGCCGCCGATGGCGAAGGCATCCAGGGCGTCTTCCAGTCGGTCTTCCCGATCAAGGACTTCAACGAGACCGCCGTGCTCGAGTTCGTGAAATACGAGCTCGAGAAGCCGAAGTATGACGTGGACGAGTGCCAGCAGCGCGACATGACCTATGCCGCGCCGCTGAAGGTCACCCTGCGTCTGATCGTGTTCGATGTCGACGAGACCACGGGCGCGCGGTCCGTCAAGGACATCAAGGAGCAGGACGTCTACATGGGCGACATGCCCCTGATGACCGCGAACGGCACGTTCATCGTGAACGGCACCGAGCGCGTGATCGTCAGCCAGATGCACCGCTCCCCTGGCGTGTTCTTTGACCACGACAAGGGCAAGACGCATTCCTCGGGCAAGCTGCTCTTCGCCTGCCGCATCATCCCCTACCGCGGCTCGTGGCTCGATTTCGAGTTCGACGCCAAGGACATCGTCTTCGCCCGCATCGACCGCCGCCGGAAGCTGCCGGTGACGACGCTGCTCTATGCCCTCGGCATGGATCAGGAAGGCATCATGGATGCCTATTACGAGACGGTGGACTTCAAGTATCAGAAGAACCGCGGCTGGGTCACCCGGTTCTTCCCCGAGCGTGTGCGCGGCACCCGGCCGAGCTACGACCTCGTGGACGCGGCCACCGGCGAGGTCATCCTGAAGGCGGGCGAGAAGGCCACGCCGCGGATGGTCAAGAAGTGGATCGACGAGGGCCAGATCACCGAGCTTCTGGTGCCGTTCGACCACATCGTCGGCCGCTACGTCGCGCGTGACATCATCAACGAGGAAACCGGCGAGATCTGGGTCGAAGCCGGTGACGAACTCACGATGGAGTACGACCGCGACGGCGAGGTGAAGGGCGGCACGCTGAAGCTGCTGCTCGATCAGGGCATCACCGACATCCCGGTGCTCGACATCGACAACGTCAACGTCGGCCCCTACATCCGCAACACCATGGCGGCGGACAAGAACATGGGCCGCGATACCGCGCTCATGGACATCTACCGCGTGATGCGTCCGGGCGAGCCGCCGACCGTCGAGGCCGCGTCGAACCTGTTCGACACGCTGTTCTTCGACAGCGAGCGCTACGACCTGTCGGCCGTCGGCCGCGTGAAGATGAACATGCGTCTGGACCTCGGCAAGCCCGACACCCAGCGCACGCTCGACCGCGACGACATCATCGCCTGCATCAAGGCGCTGACCGAACTGCGCGACGGCAAGGGTGAGATCGACGACATCGACCACCTCGGCAACCGCCGGGTGCGCTCGGTCGGCGAGCTGATGGAGAACCAGTACCGCGTGGGCCTGCTCCGCATGGAGCGCGCGATCAAGGAGCGGATGTCCTCGGTCGAGATCGACACGATCATGCCGCAGGACCTGATCAACGCGAAGCCGGCGGCGGCTGCCGTGCGCGAGTTCTTCGGCTCGTCGCAGCTGTCGCAGTTCATGGACCAGACCAACCCGCTGTCGGAAGTCACCCACAAGCGGCGTCTCTCGGCCCTCGGGCCGGGCGGTCTGACCCGCGAGCGCGCGGGCTTCGAGGTGCGCGACGTTCACCCGACCCACTATGGCCGGATGTGCCCGATCGAGACGCCGGAAGGTCAGAACATCGGCCTGATCAACAGCCTCGCGACCTTCGCCCGCGTGAACAAGTACGGCTTCATCGAGACCCCCTACCGCAAGGTGATCGAAGGCAAGGTGACCGACGAGGTCGTCTACATGTCGGCGACCGAGGAGATGCGTCACACCGTGGCGCAGGCCAACGCGGCGCAGGACGAGGACGGCCGCTTTGCCGACGACCTGATCTCGTCGCGGAAGGCGGGCGAGTTCATGCTGAACCCGCCGGATGCCATCGACCTGATCGACGTGTCGCCGAAGCAGCTCGTGTCGGTCGCGGCCTCGCTGATCCCGTTCCTCGAGAACGACGACGCGAACCGCGCGCTGATGGGCTCGAACATGCAGCGTCAGGCGGTGCCGCTCCTGCAATCCGACGCGCCCTTCGTGGGCACGGGGATCGAGGCCGTGGTGGCGCGTGACAGCGGCGCCGCCATCATGGCGCGCCGTGCGGGCGTGATCGACCAGGTGGACGCGACGCGTATCGTCGTGCGCGCCACCGAGATGCTGGAGCCGGGCGAGCCGGGCGTCGACATCTACCGCCTGCGCAAGTTCAAACGCTCGAACCAGTCGTCCTGCATCAACCAGCGGCCGCTGGTGAAGGTGGGCGACGTCGTCGCGCGTGGCGAGGTGGTGGCCGACGGTCCTTGCACCGACATGGGCGAACTCGCCCTTGGCCGGAACGTGGTCGTGGCCTTCATGCCGTGGAACGGCTACAACTACGAGGACTCGATCCTGATCTCCGAGCGCATCCTGCGCGACGACGTCTATACCTCGATCCACATCGAGGAATACGAGGTCGCCGCCCGCGATACCAAGCTCGGGCCGGAAGAGATCACCCGCGACATCCCGAACGTCGGCGAGGAAGCCCTGCGCAACCTCGACGAGGCGGGCATCGTCTACATCGGCGCTGAAGTGCAGCCGGGTGACATCCTCGTCGGCAAGATCACCCCGAAGGGCGAAAGCCCGATGACGCCGGAAGAAAAGCTCCTCCGCGCGATCTTCGGGGAAAAGGCGTCGGACGTGCGCGACACCTCGCTGCGCCTGCCGCCGGGGGCCTATGGCACGATCGTGGAAGTGCGGGTCTTCAACCGCCACGGCGTCGACAAGGACGAGCGTGCGCTGCAGATCGAGCGCGAAGAGGTCGAGCGTCTGGCCCGTGACCGGGACGACGAGCTGGCGATCCTCGAGCGCAACATCTACGCGCGCCTCAAGTCGCTGATCATGGGCAAGGTTGCCGTGAAGGGTCCGAAGGGCATCCGCGCTGGCTCCGAGATCAACGACGAGCTTCTGTCCACGCTCTCGCGCGGGCAGTGGTGGCAGCTGGCGCTGGGTGAGGAAGCCGACGCGAAGGAAGTCGAGGCCCTCCACGAGCAGTTCGAGGCGCAGAAGCGCGCGCTCGATCACCGCTTCGAGGACAAGGTCGAGAAGGTCCGCCGCGGCGACGACCTGCCTCCGGGCGTGATGAAGATGGTCAAGGTGTTCGTCGCGGTGAAGCGCAAGCTGCAGCCGGGCGACAAGATGGCCGGCCGTCACGGCAACAAGGGCGTCATCTCGAAGGTGGTGCCGATCGAGGACATGCCGTTCCTTGCGGACGGCACGCATGTCGACCTCGTGCTCAACCCGCTCGGCGTGCCGTCGCGGATGAACGTCGGCCAGATCCTCGAGACGCACATGGGCTGGGCCGCGCGCGGTCTTGGCATCCAGATCGACGAGGCGCTGCAGCAGTACCGCCGCTCGGGCGACCTGACCCCGGTCAAGGAAGCCATGCGTCTGGCCTATGGCGACGAGACCTACGAGGGCGCTTTCGCCGACCGTGACGAGGACGATCTGGTCGAGATGGCCAGCCGCGTGACCAAGGGCGTGCCGATCGCGACCCCGGTCTTCGACGGCGCGAAGGAGCCGGACGTGAACGACGCGCTGCGTCGGGCGGGCTTCGACAAGAGCGGCCAGTCCATCGTCTTCGACGGCCGCACGGGCGAGCAGTTCGCGCGTCCGGTCACCGTGGGCGTGAAGTACATGCTGAAGCTGCACCACCTTGTCGACGACAAGCTGCACGCCCGTTCCACGGGGCCGTACTCGCTCGTCACCCAGCAGCCGCTGGGCGGGAAGGCGCAGTTCGGTGGCCAGCGTCTCGGCGAGATGGAGGTCTGGGCGCTCGAAGCCTACGGCGCCGCCTACACCCTGCAGGAAATGCTGACGGTGAAGTCGGACGACGTGGCGGGCCGCACCAAGATGTACGAGTCGATCGTCAAGGGCGAGGACAACTTCGAGGCGGGTGTCCCGGAGTCGTTCAACGTGCTCGTCAAGGAAGTGCGGGGCCTCGGCCTCAACATGGAACTCCTGGATGCGGACGAAGAGTGACGGTTGCGCGCTTCCCCGGGCCTGACGCCCGGGGAAGCGCCCCGTTCTTCGACCGCAACCTTTTAGGGATCAGGATATGAACCAGGAACTCTCGACCAACCCGTTCAACCCGGTTGCGCCGGTCAAGACCTTCGACGAGATCAAGATCTCGCTCGCCTCGCCGGAACGGATCCTCTCGTGGTCCTACGGCGAGATCAAGAAGCCCGAGACGATCAACTACCGGACCTTCAAGCCGGAGCGGGACGGCCTGTTCTGCGCCCGGATCTTCGGGCCGATCAAGGATTACGAGTGCCTTTGCGGCAAGTACAAGCGCATGAAGTATCGCGGCGTCGTCTGCGAGAAGTGCGGCGTGGAAGTGACGCTCCAGAAGGTGCGGCGCGAGCGGATGGGCCATATCGAGCTCGCCGCCCCGGTCGCGCACATCTGGTTCCTGAAGTCGCTGCCGTCCCGCATCGGCCTCATGCTGGACATGACGCTGCGTGACCTCGAGCGCATCCTCTACTTCGAGAACTACGTCGTCATCGAGCCGGGCCTGACCGACCTCACCTACGGCCAGCTGATGACCGAGGAAGAGTTCCTCGACGCGCAGGACCAGTACGGCGCCGACGCCTTCACCGCCAACATCGGCGCCGAGGCGATCCGCGAGATGCTGTCGGCCATCGACCTCGAACAGACCGCCGAGACGCTCCGCGAGGAGTTGAAGGAGGCGACCGGGGAACTGAAGCCGAAGAAGATCATCAAGCGGCTCAAGATCGTGGAATCGTTCCTCGAGTCGGGTAACCGGCCCGAGTGGATGATCCTGACCGTGCTGCCGGTGATCCCGCCGGAACTGCGCCCGCTGGTCCCGCTGGACGGCGGCCGCTTCGCCACGTCCGACCTCAACGACCTCTACCGCCGCGTCATCAACCGGAACAACCGCCTCAAGCGGCTGATCGAGCTGCGCGCGCCGGACATCATCGTCCGCAACGAAAAGCGGATGTTGCAGGAAGCCGTCGACGCGCTGTTCGACAACGGCCGCCGCGGCCGCGTCATCACGGGCACCAACAAGCGCCCGCTGAAGTCGCTGTCGGACATGCTGAAGGGCAAGCAGGGCCGGTTCCGCCAGAACCTGCTCGGCAAGCGCGTGGACTTCTCGGGCCGTTCGGTCATCGTGACCGGGCCGGAGCTGAAGCTGCACCAGTGCGGCCTGCCGAAGAAGATGGCGCTCGAACTGTTCAAGCCGTTCATCTACTCGCGGCTGGAGGCCAAGGGCCTCAGCAGCACGGTGAAGCAGGCGAAGAAGCTGGTCGAGAAGGAGCGCCCGGAGGTCTGGGACATCCTCGACGAGGTGATCCGCGAACACCCGGTGCTGCTGAACCGCGCGCCGACGCTGCACCGTCTGGGCATCCAGGCGTTCGAGCCGATCCTGATCGAGGGCAAGGCGATCCAGCTTCACCCGCTGGTCTGCTCGGCCTTCAACGCCGACTTCGACGGTGACCAGATGGCCGTCCACGTGCCGCTCTCGCTGGAAGCCCAGCTGGAAGCGCGCGTGCTGATGATGTCCACGAACAACGTGCTGTCGCCCGCCAACGGC
This portion of the Rhodobacter sp. CZR27 genome encodes:
- the tuf gene encoding elongation factor Tu: MAKAKFERTKPHVNIGTIGHVDHGKTTLTAAITKYFGEFRAYDQIDGAPEERARGITISTAHVEYESDTRHYAHVDCPGHADYVKNMITGAAQMDGAILVVSAADGPMPQTREHILLGRQVGIPYMVVFMNKVDQVDDPELLELVEMEIRELLSSYDYPGDDIPIIKGSALHAMNGTEKEIGEDAIRALIAAVDEYIPTPARAVDQPFLMPVEDVFSISGRGTVATGRIERGVVKVGEELEIVGIRPSKKTVCTGVEMFRKLLDQGEAGDNVGLLLRGVDRDGIERGQVLCKPGSVKPHTKFEAEAYILTKEEGGRHTPFFANYRPQFYFRTTDVTGTVQLPEGTEMVMPGDNLKFNVELIAPIAMEEKLRFAIREGGRTVGAGVVSKIIA
- the secE gene encoding preprotein translocase subunit SecE; translation: MAKANPFQFISQVRSEVGKVTWPGRREVMLTTIMVFVMAALTATFFSLVDFGIRQGLSLLLNSF
- the nusG gene encoding transcription termination/antitermination protein NusG — encoded protein: MAKRWYSVSVLSNFEKKVAEQIRTAVADAGLQEEIDEVLVPTEEVIEVRRGKKVTSERRFMPGYVLVHMEMSNRGYHLISSINRVTGFLGPQGKPMPMRDSEVNTILNRVEEGEAQPRSLIRYDIGETVKVTDGPFEGFSGMVEDVDEEHSRLKVTVSIFGRATPVELEFTQVAKGGI
- the rplK gene encoding 50S ribosomal protein L11, translating into MAKKVIGQLKLQVKAGQANPSPPVGPALGQRGLNIMAFVKEFNAKTADIEPGTPTPVIITYYQDKSFSLELKTAPASYMLKKAAGLPSVGKRNRPKGSTKPGREVAGTVTAAQIRKIAEAKMKDLNANDIEAAMQIILGSAKSCGIEVKG
- the rplA gene encoding 50S ribosomal protein L1; translation: MAKVGKRTRAAREAFVGKDLISLEDAVALIKQAASAKFDETLEVAMNLGVDPRHADQMVRGVVTLPNGTGKTVRVAVFARGAKADEAKAAGADIVGAEDLMETIQSGKIEFDRCIATPDMMPLVGRLGKILGPRNLMPNPKVGTVTMDVAGAVGNAKGGEVQFKVEKAGVIHAGVGKVSFDTEKLAQNVRAFVDAVNRAKPAGAKGTYLKKVSLSSTMGPGVSVDLSSATSH
- the rplJ gene encoding 50S ribosomal protein L10 → MDRAQKEKVVEELGQIFASSGVVVVAHYAGVTVAQMQDLRAQMREVGGSVRVAKNRLAKIALAGQPCEKMGDLLTGMTVMAYSEDPVAAAKVAEAYAKKNDKFVILGGAMGDTILDQAGVKTVAAMPSREELIAQIVSCIGAPASSIAGAIGAPASNIAGILSTLEEREAA
- the rplL gene encoding 50S ribosomal protein L7/L12, with product MADLNKLAEEIVGLTLLEAQELKTILKDKYGIEPAAGGAVMVAGPAAAAAPAEEEKTEFDVVLTDAGANKINVIKEVRAITGLGLKEAKDLVEAGGKVKEGASKADAEAMKKKLEEAGAKVELK
- the rpoB gene encoding DNA-directed RNA polymerase subunit beta; protein product: MAQSYVGQKRIRRYYGKIREVLEMPNLIEVQKSSYDLFLKSGDGPKAADGEGIQGVFQSVFPIKDFNETAVLEFVKYELEKPKYDVDECQQRDMTYAAPLKVTLRLIVFDVDETTGARSVKDIKEQDVYMGDMPLMTANGTFIVNGTERVIVSQMHRSPGVFFDHDKGKTHSSGKLLFACRIIPYRGSWLDFEFDAKDIVFARIDRRRKLPVTTLLYALGMDQEGIMDAYYETVDFKYQKNRGWVTRFFPERVRGTRPSYDLVDAATGEVILKAGEKATPRMVKKWIDEGQITELLVPFDHIVGRYVARDIINEETGEIWVEAGDELTMEYDRDGEVKGGTLKLLLDQGITDIPVLDIDNVNVGPYIRNTMAADKNMGRDTALMDIYRVMRPGEPPTVEAASNLFDTLFFDSERYDLSAVGRVKMNMRLDLGKPDTQRTLDRDDIIACIKALTELRDGKGEIDDIDHLGNRRVRSVGELMENQYRVGLLRMERAIKERMSSVEIDTIMPQDLINAKPAAAAVREFFGSSQLSQFMDQTNPLSEVTHKRRLSALGPGGLTRERAGFEVRDVHPTHYGRMCPIETPEGQNIGLINSLATFARVNKYGFIETPYRKVIEGKVTDEVVYMSATEEMRHTVAQANAAQDEDGRFADDLISSRKAGEFMLNPPDAIDLIDVSPKQLVSVAASLIPFLENDDANRALMGSNMQRQAVPLLQSDAPFVGTGIEAVVARDSGAAIMARRAGVIDQVDATRIVVRATEMLEPGEPGVDIYRLRKFKRSNQSSCINQRPLVKVGDVVARGEVVADGPCTDMGELALGRNVVVAFMPWNGYNYEDSILISERILRDDVYTSIHIEEYEVAARDTKLGPEEITRDIPNVGEEALRNLDEAGIVYIGAEVQPGDILVGKITPKGESPMTPEEKLLRAIFGEKASDVRDTSLRLPPGAYGTIVEVRVFNRHGVDKDERALQIEREEVERLARDRDDELAILERNIYARLKSLIMGKVAVKGPKGIRAGSEINDELLSTLSRGQWWQLALGEEADAKEVEALHEQFEAQKRALDHRFEDKVEKVRRGDDLPPGVMKMVKVFVAVKRKLQPGDKMAGRHGNKGVISKVVPIEDMPFLADGTHVDLVLNPLGVPSRMNVGQILETHMGWAARGLGIQIDEALQQYRRSGDLTPVKEAMRLAYGDETYEGAFADRDEDDLVEMASRVTKGVPIATPVFDGAKEPDVNDALRRAGFDKSGQSIVFDGRTGEQFARPVTVGVKYMLKLHHLVDDKLHARSTGPYSLVTQQPLGGKAQFGGQRLGEMEVWALEAYGAAYTLQEMLTVKSDDVAGRTKMYESIVKGEDNFEAGVPESFNVLVKEVRGLGLNMELLDADEE